A single window of Xiphophorus hellerii strain 12219 chromosome 12, Xiphophorus_hellerii-4.1, whole genome shotgun sequence DNA harbors:
- the LOC116729806 gene encoding potassium voltage-gated channel subfamily V member 2-like yields the protein MGSTKKAGNLWTRRQSLFPNYKVTDSDAARRPSEVVYPLAKESCVKTWNSMQELSRDIYDIYAEYEEEEEEGGPLSFSRQISPSKKNYVININVGGKPYQIAYKMAAKYPKTRIGRLATYTDHNMKLDLCDDYIVTSNEYFFDRDPEVFHSIFNFYRTGVLWIKDELCPRNFLEEINYWGVRIKNTNRCCRISFEERQDELNDQLKIQRELEAEVEIEENEELFHDMFMGQTRRAIWNLMEKPFSSVKAKMMAVASSLFVLISLVAMTLNTVEEMQYKTHAGHLSGKTYCEYVESICIAFFTMEYVLRLISTPDLRSFSRSVLNTVDLIAILPQYLQGVLEYFDSEENYMKHEADIKAVGQVGKLGQVLRIMRLMRIFRILKLARHSTGLRAFGFTLRQCYQQVGCLFLFIAMGIFSFSAMVFTVEHDMPQTNFTSIPHAWWWAAVSISTVGYGDVYPETVLGRVFAFICIAFGIILNGLPISILFNKFSDYYSKLKSNQYTACLKKRGKVRFAKRTINSLSSCFGSQH from the exons ATGGGGAGCACCAAGAAGGCAGGAAACTTGTGGACCAGGAGGCAGAGTCTTTTCCCCAACTACAAAGTCACAGACTCGGATGCTGCTCGAAGACCTTCTGAGGTCGTTTACCCACTAGCCAAGGAGAGTTGTGTGAAGACATGGAACTCTATGCAAGAACTGAGTAGGGACATCTATGATATTTACGCCGAGtatgaggaagaagaagaggagggtgGCCCACTCAGCTTCTCCAGGCAGATATCACCCTCCAAGAAGAACTACGTGATCAACATCAACGTCGGGGGAAAGCCCTATCAAATAGCTTACAAAATGGCAGCAAAGTACCCCAAGACCAGGATAGGACGACTGGCCACGTACACGGATCACAACATGAAGTTGGACTTGTGCGATGACTACATAGTGACTAGCAATGAGTACTTCTTTGACAGGGATCCTGAGGTCTTCCACAGCATCTTCAACTTCTACAGGACGGGTGTGTTGTGGATCAAAGATGAGCTTTGTCCCCGCAACTTCCTGGAGGAAATCAACTACTGGGGAGTGAGGATCAAAAACACCAACCGCTGCTGCCGCATCTCCTTCGAGGAGAGGCAGGACGAGCTGAACGACCAGCTAAAGATCCAGCGGGAACTGGAGGCTGAGGTGGAGATCGAGGAGAATGAGGAGCTGTTCCACGACATGTTCATGGGTCAGACACGTCGAGCGATATGGAACTTGATGGAGAAGCCTTTTTCTTCTGTCAAGGCAAAGATGATGGCCGTGGCCTCCAGTCTTTTTGTCCTGATCTCCCTGGTGGCCATGACCCTCAACACGGTGGAGGAGATGCAGTACAAAACCCATGCCGGTCACTTAAGTGGCAAGACTTATTGTGAATATGTAGAGTCCATATGCATTGCTTTCTTCACCATGGAGTATGTGCTGCGTCTGATATCCACACCTGATCTCAGATCCTTCAGCAGGAGTGTCCTCAACACAGTGGACCTCATCGCCATCCTGCCGCAGTACCTGCAGGGCGTCCTGGAGTACTTCGACAGCGAGGAAAACTACATGAAGCATGAGGCTGACATAAAGGCGGTGGGGCAGGTGGGCAAGCTGGGGCAAGTGTTGAGGATCATGAGACTGATGCGAATCTTTCGAATCCTGAAGCTAGCTCGCCACTCCACCGGTCTGAGGGCGTTTGGCTTCACCCTGCGCCAGTGCTACCAACAAGTGGGCTGCCTCTTCCTGTTTATCGCTATGGGCATCTTCAGCTTTTCTGCCATGGTTTTCACTGTGGAGCATGACATGCCGCAGACTAACTTCACCAGCATTCCTCATGCCTGGTGGTGGGCAGCT GTGAGCATCTCCACTGTGGGCTATGGAGACGTGTACCCGGAGACCGTGCTGGGTCGAGTCTTCGCCTTCATTTGTATCGCATTTGGCATTATCCTCAACGGCCTGCCCATTTCCATCCTCTTCAACAAGTTCTCTGACTATTACTCCAAACTCAAATCCAACCAGTACACAGCCTGCCTGAAGAAACGTGGGAAGGTGAGATTTGCCAAGAGGACAATTAATTCGCTCAGCAGCTGCTTTGGAAGTCAACACTGA